One window of Nymphaea colorata isolate Beijing-Zhang1983 chromosome 11, ASM883128v2, whole genome shotgun sequence genomic DNA carries:
- the LOC116264014 gene encoding alpha-galactosidase-like isoform X2, with translation MEFHHGTARWDFLAALARVSRMLMMMILIQLLLLGFCVQSSSAAQSYNISDGEAMVAYRRFLLNNGVGRTPPMGWNSWNHFYCNIDEWTVKSTADALVATGLASLGYRYVNIDDCWAEGSRDRYGNLVARASTFPSGIKALADYVHSKGLKLGIYSDAGYTTCSKTMPGSLGHEEQDARIFASWGVDYLKYDNCYNDGARPQDRYLKMSQALLSSGRPIFYSICEWGDQNPAQWAARIGNAWRTTGDIKDTWDSMTSIADINNLWGRYAGPGRWNDPDMLEVGNGGMNIEEYRSHFSIWALMKAPLLIGCDIRSASRATLNIIGNKEVISVNQDPLGVPGRKIRSTNGLEDGVRSAYPYTPVLL, from the exons ATGGAGTTTCATCACGGAACTGCCCGTTGGGATTTCCTTGCAGCATTAGCCAGAGTGAGTaggatgttgatgatgatgatcctCATACAGCTTCTTCTGTTGGGCTTCTGTGTGCAATCTTCATCAGCAGCCCAAAGCTATAATATCTCAGATGGGGAGGCAATGGTGGCCTACCGACGCTTCCTGCTGAACAATGGCGTCGGCCGCACCCCCCCTATGgg GTGGAATAGTTGGAACCATTTTTACTGTAACATCGATGAGTGGACAGTGAAATCTACGG CTGATGCTCTGGTTGCAACTGGTTTGGCCTCACTTGGATATCGATATGTTAACATTG ATGATTGTTGGGCAGAGGGAAGCAGAGATAGATATGGTAATCTAGTTGCCCGAGCTTCGACTTTCCCATCTGGCATCAAAGCTCTTGCGGATTATGTTCACAGCAAGGGATTGAAGTTGGGGATATACTCTGATGCCGG TTACACTACCTGCAGCAAAACCATGCCTGGTTCTCTTGGTCATGAGGAGCAAGACGCGAGAATATTTGCCTCTTGG GGTGTTGATTATTTGAAATATGATAACTGCTACAATGATGGTGCCAGGCCTCAAGATAG GTATTTGAAAATGAGCCAGGCATTATTAAGTTCTGGAAGACCAATCTTCTATTCTATTTGTGAATG GGGTGATCAAAATCCAGCACAATGGGCTGCCCGTATTGGCAATGCATGGCGGACTACCGGAGACATTAAAGACACATGGGATAG CATGACATCTATTGCAGATATCAATAATCTGTGGGGGAGATATGCTGGACCTGGTAGATGGAATG ATCCTGATATGCTGGAAGTAGGAAATGGTGGGATGAACATAGAGGAATATCGTTCACATTTTAGTATCTGGGCACTGATGAAG GCTCCATTGCTGATTGGATGCGATATTCGGTCTGCAAGCAGAGCAACCTTGAACATCATTGGAAATAAAGAGGTTATATCTGTTAATCAAGACCCGTTGGGTGTCCCAGGAAGGAAAATCAGATCAACAAATGGGTTGGAG GATGGAGTGAGATCGGCATATCCTTATACACCCGTGTTGCTGTGA
- the LOC116264014 gene encoding alpha-galactosidase-like isoform X1 — protein sequence MEFHHGTARWDFLAALARVSRMLMMMILIQLLLLGFCVQSSSAAQSYNISDGEAMVAYRRFLLNNGVGRTPPMGWNSWNHFYCNIDEWTVKSTADALVATGLASLGYRYVNIDDCWAEGSRDRYGNLVARASTFPSGIKALADYVHSKGLKLGIYSDAGYTTCSKTMPGSLGHEEQDARIFASWGVDYLKYDNCYNDGARPQDRYLKMSQALLSSGRPIFYSICEWGDQNPAQWAARIGNAWRTTGDIKDTWDSMTSIADINNLWGRYAGPGRWNDPDMLEVGNGGMNIEEYRSHFSIWALMKAPLLIGCDIRSASRATLNIIGNKEVISVNQDPLGVPGRKIRSTNGLEVWAGPLSARRIAVVLWNRSSLRALITAGWSEIGISLYTRVAVRDLWAQLYVSRSQQFQLAAYVGPHACKMYIFTPL from the exons ATGGAGTTTCATCACGGAACTGCCCGTTGGGATTTCCTTGCAGCATTAGCCAGAGTGAGTaggatgttgatgatgatgatcctCATACAGCTTCTTCTGTTGGGCTTCTGTGTGCAATCTTCATCAGCAGCCCAAAGCTATAATATCTCAGATGGGGAGGCAATGGTGGCCTACCGACGCTTCCTGCTGAACAATGGCGTCGGCCGCACCCCCCCTATGgg GTGGAATAGTTGGAACCATTTTTACTGTAACATCGATGAGTGGACAGTGAAATCTACGG CTGATGCTCTGGTTGCAACTGGTTTGGCCTCACTTGGATATCGATATGTTAACATTG ATGATTGTTGGGCAGAGGGAAGCAGAGATAGATATGGTAATCTAGTTGCCCGAGCTTCGACTTTCCCATCTGGCATCAAAGCTCTTGCGGATTATGTTCACAGCAAGGGATTGAAGTTGGGGATATACTCTGATGCCGG TTACACTACCTGCAGCAAAACCATGCCTGGTTCTCTTGGTCATGAGGAGCAAGACGCGAGAATATTTGCCTCTTGG GGTGTTGATTATTTGAAATATGATAACTGCTACAATGATGGTGCCAGGCCTCAAGATAG GTATTTGAAAATGAGCCAGGCATTATTAAGTTCTGGAAGACCAATCTTCTATTCTATTTGTGAATG GGGTGATCAAAATCCAGCACAATGGGCTGCCCGTATTGGCAATGCATGGCGGACTACCGGAGACATTAAAGACACATGGGATAG CATGACATCTATTGCAGATATCAATAATCTGTGGGGGAGATATGCTGGACCTGGTAGATGGAATG ATCCTGATATGCTGGAAGTAGGAAATGGTGGGATGAACATAGAGGAATATCGTTCACATTTTAGTATCTGGGCACTGATGAAG GCTCCATTGCTGATTGGATGCGATATTCGGTCTGCAAGCAGAGCAACCTTGAACATCATTGGAAATAAAGAGGTTATATCTGTTAATCAAGACCCGTTGGGTGTCCCAGGAAGGAAAATCAGATCAACAAATGGGTTGGAG GTATGGGCTGGACCACTGTCTGCGAGAAGAATTGCAGTCGTCCTATGGAATAGAAGCTCATTGCGTGCTCTTATAACTGCAGGATGGAGTGAGATCGGCATATCCTTATACACCCGTGTTGCTGTGAGAGATCTATGGGCG CAGTTATATGTTTCAAGGAGTCAGCAATTCCAGCTTGCAGCATATGTTGGACCTCATGCTTGTAAGATGTACATTTTTACTCCCCtctaa